A genomic region of Papaver somniferum cultivar HN1 chromosome 7, ASM357369v1, whole genome shotgun sequence contains the following coding sequences:
- the LOC113295281 gene encoding uncharacterized protein LOC113295281, with the protein MGVVIGKVVSSQQGAFIKGRGIHEKIVLASELINELNFKRRRGNVGLKLDITQAYDSLSWSFLFEALRYFGFSEIGINWMKTIFQSAKIYVLVNGGPCGFFDQVSGQVVSKAKSKLFVGGVLENRKKIIFENMQMEISEFPDKYLGVILNPGRVKKDQVWGIVEMLQKLLAGWMGKILAFSDRLVLVKSVFCSIPIHNMSVYRRPSAVVKECERIIKNFLWSGDPTVKKLVTIKWDEVCAPMEEGGLGIRILEVVNKALLLKLLWRIETEDKEWTRFMKEKYKNKKGEWRVDHNL; encoded by the exons ATGGGTGTTGTGATTGGAAAGGTAGTATCAAGTCAGCAAGGTGCTTTTATCAAAGGAAGGGGAATACATGAAAAGATAGTTCTTGCATCAGAATTAATTAATGAATTgaatttcaaaagaagaagaggaaatgtTGGACTGAAGTTGGATATTACACAAGCTTATGACTCTCTTAGCTGGTCATTTCTGTTTGAAGCTTTAAGATATTTTGGTTTCTCTGAAATTGGTATTAATTGGATGAAGACAATCTTTCAATCTGCTAAAATATATGTATTAGTGAATGGTGGACCTTGTGGCTTCTTTGAT CAAGTTTCTGGTCAAGTTGTGAGTAAGGCTAAAAGTAAGCTGTTTGTGGGAGGAGTATtggaaaatagaaaaaaaattatatttgagAATATGCAGATGGAAATATCTGAATTTCCAGATAAATACTTGGGGGTGATTTTAAATCCTGGAAGAGTGAAAAAAGATCAAGTTTGGGGGATAGTTGAAATGTTACAAAAGTTGCTAGCAGGATGGATGGGTAAAATATTGGCATTTTCTGACAGATTAGTATTGGTAAAAAGTGTATTCTGTAGTATCCCCATTCACAATATGTCAGTTTACAGACGTCCAAGTGCAGTTGTGAAAGAATGTGAAAGAATAATAAAGAACTTCTTATGGTCAGGAGATCCAACAGTGAAAAAACTTGTTACTATAAAATGGGATGAAGTTTGTGCTCCAATGGAAGAAGGAGGTTTAGGAATAAGAATATTAGAAGTGGTTAATAAGGCTCTGTTACTAAAGCTATTGTGGAGGATTGAAACTGAAGATAAAGAGTGGACTAGATTTATGAAAGagaaatacaaaaataagaaaGGAGAGTGGAGAGTGGATCACAACTTATAA